The nucleotide sequence CCAACCACGCCACCGCGTTGACGGGATGCCCCAGACACGCCGCCCCCGCCCCGGTCGACACCACCCGACCATTCTTGCGCATCGCCATCCCGCACAGGCGCAGGTCCACGTCTTCGATCTTGCGCGGCCGACCGCCCAGCACAAAGAGTCCGCTCGATGCGTTATCGGCAATCGTATCTTCGTAGGTGATCTTCCAGTCGGCGATGCGCGAGTCGATAATCTCGATCGCCGCCATCACATACTCCGTGGCGTGCACCACCTGCGCGGCCGTAACCCCCGGACCACTCAGATCGGACCCGAGCACAAAAGCCACCTCCGCCTCCGCCCGCGGCTGCAAGAGCGTCGAGGTCGACGCCACCATCGAGTCGTTCACCACCATATCGCTCAACAAAAGCCCGAAGTCGGGCTCACTGACCTTCAGCCAGCTCTGAATCGCCTCGCTGGTAAGCCCGACTTTATGCCCCACAAGGCGCGCGGGGCGAGCCCCGTTAAGCCCGTGACGAAGCTCCCGCCAGCGTCCCACCAGTGCCTGAATCGCGTAGGCTTCCTGCACGCTCAGCCCTTCAAAGCTCTGACTCAAGGGCGCACAGGGCGTCGTGCCAGACTGGGCATCCCAGAGCACTTGCGCGGCGCGCTCCACGCGCTCCGGATCAACAGGGGTCATGCGAACTCCAGCGGGTCTATGCGAGGTTTTCATCATGAGAACAGCCACCGCGAGCGCTACGCTCCGACGTCTGCCTCTGCCCTTCAGGCCAGCGCCACCATCACCCAGTACGCCGCCCCCATCAAGAGCGCCGGCAACGCCAACTTCCAACTCGCGCGCGCCATCAGTCCGCCCAGCACCACGGTGCCCAGCCCCAGCGGCATGCTCATATAAGGAATCGGAAGCCCCAGCGCTGCGGTCAGCGGCGACTCAAAAAAGATCTCCAGCCCCAGCGTCGCCAGCGCGATCACCCCGGCGGCAACCCCCATCAACGCCAGCGTGCCGTTGGCATACGAACCAAAGAGCTTCTGCAACTTCGGCCGCTCCCCCTCCGGCAGCGGTCGGGGACGAGGGGGCATCGGAAACTTGAACATCACACGCTCTCACACGCCGGGGGCTAAGCA is from Lujinxingia sediminis and encodes:
- a CDS encoding 2-keto-4-pentenoate hydratase, with protein sequence MTPVDPERVERAAQVLWDAQSGTTPCAPLSQSFEGLSVQEAYAIQALVGRWRELRHGLNGARPARLVGHKVGLTSEAIQSWLKVSEPDFGLLLSDMVVNDSMVASTSTLLQPRAEAEVAFVLGSDLSGPGVTAAQVVHATEYVMAAIEIIDSRIADWKITYEDTIADNASSGLFVLGGRPRKIEDVDLRLCGMAMRKNGRVVSTGAGAACLGHPVNAVAWLANKLGEFGQGLKAGQVVLSGALGPVCDVAEGDFVEAEISGLGRVTVRFGE